A stretch of Verrucomicrobiota bacterium DNA encodes these proteins:
- a CDS encoding DUF433 domain-containing protein, whose amino-acid sequence MVQCVDRVTVDPAQCGGRPCIRGMRIRVKDVLEMLADGASQEEILKDFPDLEAEDIRAAIAYAARYTDHPVLTAA is encoded by the coding sequence ATCGTGCAATGCGTTGACCGAGTTACTGTGGATCCGGCCCAGTGCGGGGGACGCCCTTGCATCAGGGGTATGCGTATTCGCGTCAAGGATGTGCTCGAAATGTTGGCTGATGGAGCCTCGCAAGAGGAGATTCTGAAGGACTTCCCTGATCTTGAGGCCGAGGATATCCGTGCGGCGATCGCCTATGCCGCCCGGTACACCGATCACCCTGTCCTGACGGCTGCCTGA
- a CDS encoding PEP-CTERM sorting domain-containing protein has product MKKTLLALTFAMSVAASQAATYNIGDSSNLYLGFYSAASVSPKSLLINLGTRANILSGFNLDFSSASSIISQTYGASWFSSADVYWSVIGYNANTNVWVGKADAAGDLLTASGTRITASGSGNQYSSIVSAVNNLMTTSTNGTATYANITSGDNTHQASVVDNSESSFNGYAGKASPWGAFTTSVQTPLATGGLDIQEWTKVGTSYTNQSTIGMVTQSGGVITVVPEPSTYALMGVGALLLIVAYRRKTEA; this is encoded by the coding sequence ATGAAAAAAACTCTTCTCGCGCTAACCTTTGCGATGAGTGTGGCGGCCTCTCAGGCCGCCACCTACAATATCGGCGACAGTAGTAACCTTTATCTCGGATTCTATTCGGCGGCTTCGGTCTCTCCTAAGAGTCTGCTGATCAACCTGGGAACCCGTGCAAACATTCTTTCCGGTTTCAATCTCGACTTCAGCAGTGCCAGTTCCATCATATCTCAGACCTATGGGGCAAGCTGGTTCTCGAGTGCTGATGTCTACTGGAGTGTGATCGGTTACAACGCAAACACCAATGTCTGGGTGGGTAAAGCTGATGCCGCGGGCGATCTGCTTACTGCAAGTGGAACAAGAATCACCGCATCCGGATCCGGAAACCAATACAGCTCCATTGTTAGCGCAGTCAACAACTTGATGACAACGTCGACTAATGGAACAGCGACATACGCTAACATTACAAGCGGGGATAACACCCATCAAGCTTCTGTGGTGGATAACTCTGAATCCTCGTTCAACGGATATGCTGGGAAGGCATCTCCCTGGGGAGCGTTCACTACGTCGGTCCAGACCCCGCTTGCTACGGGAGGGCTTGATATCCAGGAATGGACCAAGGTTGGCACATCTTACACTAACCAGAGCACCATTGGTATGGTCACCCAGAGCGGCGGGGTGATCACGGTCGTTCCTGAACCGAGCACCTATGCCCTGATGGGCGTGGGGGCACTGCTTCTGATCGTGGCCTATCGGCGCAAAACCGAGGCCTGA